The Halomonas denitrificans genome window below encodes:
- a CDS encoding tetratricopeptide repeat protein, with amino-acid sequence MRQRTLPLQWWLYELRRRHVFRVTGGYVVAFWVVLQVADVVLPALQAPAWSMPLLIALGIAGIPVAAVASYVWDITPDGVRRTDEFTGAHESPPSVAPRWIDYLIIAALLVVLAFVLFNRPSPAPLTLGNSVAILPFNDLSEDQANRHLADGIAEAVMDRLTRAPDIVVAARTSSYAMRDSELDAREIAQRLDVDALLEGSIQRADGRIRINARLIDGRRGNQVWSQRYDAPVAEVFEVQDEISQAIAEVMQVQLLTIGGSALETESTEAYDLYLRARSDLRVASTDEAIVRAIDRFERAIALDPEFAPAAAGLCRALWERYEWTRDPDTVQPATEQCEATRAAFPDSVETRIALGELRLGTGRPAEAERSFRDALDREPNNAEARFGLARALRDQGRLLEGEEAIRAAIALDPAYWRFRRELGINKTYQGELAEAIESLTVAARLEPDSPETLYSLGAAHFLNEDFLLAGDAFERSIRIEPNARAYANAGTNYFIGREFSRAEAMFRRATELAPDDYRWTGFLAWALSEQGDRDDEAARWHRATVEAAADRLVVNPADDEAMAARALHLAALGEREAAQLALGGLPAVDEMNDNALVETAFAYLYLDRTEQSAELFRTALDRGVPLFLFENEPRLDGAWDDPVFAAIIRSGSDPSSTPEEKSS; translated from the coding sequence ATGCGCCAGCGAACCCTTCCGCTTCAGTGGTGGTTGTACGAGCTTCGCCGGCGTCACGTGTTCCGCGTCACCGGCGGCTACGTGGTCGCCTTCTGGGTCGTGCTGCAGGTGGCCGACGTGGTACTTCCCGCGCTCCAGGCGCCGGCCTGGTCCATGCCCCTGTTGATCGCGCTCGGCATCGCCGGCATCCCGGTCGCCGCCGTGGCGAGCTACGTCTGGGACATCACGCCCGACGGCGTCCGGCGGACCGATGAATTCACCGGAGCCCACGAAAGTCCGCCCAGCGTCGCTCCGCGCTGGATCGACTACCTGATCATCGCCGCCTTGCTGGTGGTGCTCGCGTTCGTCCTGTTCAACCGGCCCTCGCCGGCACCGCTGACGCTCGGCAACTCGGTCGCCATCCTGCCGTTCAACGACCTCAGCGAAGACCAGGCGAATCGGCACCTGGCCGACGGGATCGCCGAGGCGGTGATGGACCGCCTGACCCGGGCGCCCGACATCGTCGTCGCTGCACGGACATCGTCCTATGCGATGCGCGATTCCGAGCTCGACGCGCGCGAGATCGCGCAACGGCTGGACGTCGACGCACTGCTGGAAGGCAGCATCCAGCGCGCCGACGGCCGCATCCGGATCAACGCGCGCCTGATCGACGGCCGGCGCGGCAACCAGGTGTGGAGCCAGCGCTACGATGCACCGGTCGCCGAGGTCTTCGAGGTCCAGGACGAGATCTCGCAGGCCATTGCCGAAGTCATGCAGGTGCAGCTGCTGACCATCGGCGGCTCCGCGCTCGAAACCGAGAGCACGGAAGCCTACGACCTCTACCTGCGCGCTCGCAGCGATCTTCGGGTGGCAAGCACCGACGAGGCGATCGTGCGCGCGATCGATCGCTTCGAACGAGCCATCGCGCTGGACCCGGAATTCGCCCCCGCTGCGGCCGGATTGTGCCGGGCGCTCTGGGAGCGCTACGAGTGGACCCGCGATCCGGACACGGTGCAGCCCGCCACCGAGCAGTGCGAGGCGACCCGGGCGGCGTTTCCCGACAGCGTCGAGACCCGGATCGCACTCGGTGAGCTACGGCTCGGCACCGGTCGACCGGCCGAGGCCGAGCGCTCGTTCCGCGATGCGCTGGACCGGGAACCGAACAACGCCGAGGCCCGTTTCGGGCTGGCCCGGGCGCTGCGCGACCAGGGCCGGCTGCTCGAGGGCGAGGAGGCAATCCGCGCGGCGATCGCGCTGGACCCTGCCTACTGGCGATTCCGTCGGGAGCTGGGCATCAACAAGACCTACCAGGGCGAGCTGGCCGAGGCGATCGAGTCGCTGACGGTCGCGGCCCGGCTGGAGCCCGATTCGCCGGAGACCCTGTACAGCCTCGGTGCGGCCCATTTCCTGAACGAGGACTTCCTGCTTGCCGGCGATGCCTTCGAGCGCTCGATCCGCATCGAGCCCAATGCCCGCGCCTACGCGAACGCCGGCACGAACTACTTCATCGGACGCGAATTCAGCCGGGCCGAGGCGATGTTCCGGCGAGCGACCGAACTGGCACCGGACGACTATCGATGGACCGGGTTCCTGGCCTGGGCCCTGAGCGAGCAGGGTGACCGGGACGACGAGGCGGCCCGGTGGCACCGGGCCACGGTCGAGGCCGCGGCGGACCGGCTGGTGGTGAACCCGGCCGACGACGAAGCCATGGCCGCCCGGGCGCTCCACCTCGCCGCACTGGGCGAGCGCGAGGCCGCCCAGCTTGCGCTCGGCGGCCTGCCGGCCGTCGACGAGATGAACGACAACGCCCTGGTCGAGACGGCCTTCGCCTACCTCTACCTCGATCGGACCGAACAGTCGGCCGAGCTGTTCCGGACCGCGCTCGATCGCGGGGTCCCGCTGTTCCTGTTCGAGAACGAACCCCGACTCGACGGCGCCTGGGACGACCCGGTCTTCGCCGCCATCATCCGCTCGGGATCGGACCCGAGCTCCACTCCCGAGGAGAAGTCATCATGA
- a CDS encoding beta-propeller fold lactonase family protein: MKSTILKAILTTALATPLLVTPADARIDAPDHVIYGNASLYGNPAAPGNLIELHLIATGEVLVRYELGRDQRLGDQYALRIPMDAVDPRVEGRARPGDPIQIYIAGELAAETTVGDEGTAVRLDIDPQNLGTGPSLSISDQTLFEGNAGTKTAVFDVTLNTTDGNDVVLFWQTLDDTATGGVDCADGVTDYLSESNRQLVISPGQTEAQIGVVVCGDTRIEDTERFILDVVGVQNGVPTRPQAFATLIDDDDVPTLQIADVTVIEPAAGQTAAAVFRPRLSKNSDFEARVDYQTVPLNAVPGVDYTPVSGSITIPAGDLEAVIQVPVLNAPNALPPRSFFLTFDNPFNLLIDDDRGLGLIIDRAFRPAVQVEQSVVNQQDVTGLADPTALALSPDGQHAYVVSEALDTVLLFVRNEFSGQLTLGTQYSTSTPGFEEVLLGGPLDVRVSPDGESVYVASRTDNAVAVFARDAGSGALSFVENQVDGQMSTPSASQANAGLAGVRRLLVSADGHHVYAAGADANGIAVFARDGVTGGLSFLEAEVSGVDDPDDAGGVVEAMSRPSGIVESPDGEQVYVASRFGDAVQVFERDTALGSPDHGRLNYVTALRDGLAGITGLDGAFDLVISPDGDQLYVTAENDNAVTVFDRDAAGALTLRRVIAKQVPEVPGLGGPQGLAMSPDGLEVFVTGFADDSLTIFRRLTEEEDGLQPGDLVVRQTLFDDQGSVLHMAGPTDVDASADNEFLYVVANEDNALLVLSRISLDIVFFDGMEDP; encoded by the coding sequence ATGAAATCGACGATCCTGAAAGCGATCCTGACGACCGCGCTCGCGACGCCCCTGCTGGTCACGCCGGCCGACGCGCGAATCGATGCGCCCGACCACGTGATCTACGGCAACGCCTCGCTCTACGGCAATCCGGCGGCGCCGGGCAACCTGATCGAGCTGCACCTGATCGCGACCGGCGAGGTCCTGGTCCGCTACGAGCTCGGTCGCGACCAGCGGCTCGGCGACCAGTACGCGTTGCGCATCCCGATGGACGCCGTCGATCCGCGGGTCGAGGGCCGTGCCCGCCCGGGCGACCCGATCCAGATCTACATTGCCGGTGAACTGGCCGCCGAGACCACGGTCGGCGACGAGGGAACCGCCGTGCGGCTGGATATCGATCCGCAGAATCTCGGCACCGGGCCCAGCCTTTCGATCTCCGACCAGACCCTGTTCGAAGGCAACGCCGGGACCAAGACCGCGGTGTTCGACGTCACCCTGAACACCACCGACGGCAACGACGTGGTGCTGTTCTGGCAGACCCTGGACGATACCGCGACCGGCGGCGTCGACTGCGCGGACGGCGTGACCGACTACCTGAGCGAATCCAACCGGCAGCTGGTGATCAGCCCCGGCCAGACCGAGGCCCAGATCGGTGTGGTGGTCTGCGGCGACACGCGCATCGAGGACACGGAGCGCTTCATCCTCGACGTGGTGGGCGTGCAGAACGGTGTGCCGACGCGTCCCCAGGCCTTCGCGACCCTGATCGACGACGACGATGTGCCGACGTTGCAGATCGCCGACGTCACGGTGATCGAACCGGCCGCCGGCCAGACCGCCGCGGCGGTGTTCCGCCCGAGGCTGTCGAAGAACTCGGACTTCGAGGCCCGCGTCGACTACCAGACCGTGCCCCTGAACGCGGTGCCGGGCGTGGACTACACGCCGGTCAGCGGCTCGATCACGATCCCGGCGGGCGATCTCGAGGCGGTCATCCAGGTGCCGGTGCTGAACGCGCCGAATGCCCTGCCGCCGAGGAGCTTCTTCCTGACCTTCGACAATCCGTTCAACCTGCTCATCGACGACGACCGCGGCCTTGGCCTGATCATCGACCGGGCGTTCCGTCCTGCGGTGCAGGTCGAGCAATCGGTGGTCAACCAGCAGGACGTGACCGGCCTGGCCGACCCGACGGCGCTGGCGCTGTCCCCGGATGGCCAGCACGCCTACGTGGTGAGCGAGGCGCTCGACACGGTGCTGCTGTTCGTTCGCAACGAGTTCAGCGGGCAACTCACGCTGGGCACCCAGTATTCGACGAGCACGCCGGGCTTCGAGGAGGTGCTGCTTGGCGGCCCGCTGGATGTTCGCGTCAGCCCGGACGGTGAGTCGGTGTATGTGGCCTCGCGCACAGATAACGCGGTGGCGGTGTTCGCGCGCGATGCCGGCAGCGGCGCCCTGAGCTTCGTCGAGAACCAGGTCGACGGGCAGATGAGCACACCGTCGGCGTCCCAGGCCAACGCCGGCCTGGCCGGCGTCCGTCGATTGCTGGTCTCGGCCGACGGCCATCACGTCTATGCCGCCGGCGCCGACGCCAACGGCATCGCGGTGTTCGCCCGCGACGGGGTCACGGGCGGCCTGAGTTTCCTCGAGGCCGAGGTGAGCGGGGTCGACGATCCCGACGACGCCGGGGGCGTCGTCGAAGCGATGAGCCGGCCCTCGGGCATCGTCGAGTCGCCCGACGGGGAGCAGGTCTATGTCGCATCGCGCTTCGGCGACGCGGTCCAGGTGTTCGAGCGCGATACCGCCCTCGGCAGTCCGGATCACGGCCGTTTGAACTACGTGACCGCCCTGCGCGACGGCCTGGCCGGCATCACCGGGCTGGACGGCGCGTTCGACCTGGTGATCAGCCCGGACGGCGACCAGCTCTACGTGACCGCGGAGAACGACAACGCGGTGACCGTGTTCGACCGCGACGCGGCCGGCGCGTTGACGCTGCGCCGGGTCATCGCCAAGCAGGTGCCGGAGGTGCCGGGCCTGGGCGGGCCGCAGGGCCTGGCGATGTCGCCGGACGGTCTCGAAGTGTTCGTCACCGGATTCGCAGACGACAGCCTGACGATCTTCCGCCGCCTGACGGAAGAAGAGGACGGCCTGCAACCGGGCGACCTGGTCGTTCGCCAGACGCTGTTCGATGACCAGGGCAGCGTACTGCACATGGCCGGGCCGACGGACGTCGACGCCAGCGCGGACAACGAATTCCTGTACGTCGTCGCCAACGAGGACAACGCGTTGCTCGTCCTGAGCCGGATCTCGCTGGACATCGTGTTCTTCGACGGTATGGAAGACCCCTGA